One part of the Bradyrhizobium sp. CB1650 genome encodes these proteins:
- the ntrC gene encoding nitrogen regulation protein NR(I): protein MPAGSILVADDDTAIRTVLNQALSRAGYEVRLTGNAATLWRWVSQGEGDLVITDVVMPDENAFDLLPRIKKMRPNLPVIVMSAQNTFMTAIRASERGAYEYLPKPFDLKELIAIVGRALAEPKERTPSSDDDSEMEAIPLVGRSPAMQEIYRVLARLMQTDLTVMITGESGTGKELVARALHDYGKRRNGPFVAVNMAAIPRDLIESELFGHERGAFTGANTRASGRFEQAEGGTLFLDEIGDMPMEAQTRLLRVLQQGEYTTVGGRTPIKTDVRIVAASNKDLRVLIQQGLFREDLFFRLNVVPLRLPPLRERIEDLPDLVRHFFALAEKDGLPPKKLDALALERLKQHRWPGNVRELENLARRLAALYPQDVITSSVIDGELAPPSVSPGAAVQQGVDNLGGAVEAYLSSHFQGFPNGMPPPGLYHRILKEIEVPLLTAALAATRGNQIRAADLLGLNRNTLRKKIRDLDIQVYRSGG, encoded by the coding sequence ATGCCCGCAGGTAGCATTCTCGTTGCCGATGACGACACCGCCATCCGCACGGTTCTCAATCAGGCACTTTCTCGCGCCGGCTATGAAGTCAGGCTGACCGGCAATGCCGCCACGTTGTGGCGGTGGGTCAGCCAGGGAGAGGGCGATCTCGTCATTACCGACGTGGTGATGCCGGACGAGAACGCCTTCGACCTGTTGCCGCGGATCAAGAAGATGCGGCCGAATCTGCCGGTCATCGTCATGAGCGCGCAGAACACCTTCATGACGGCGATCCGCGCCTCCGAGCGCGGTGCCTACGAATACCTGCCGAAGCCTTTCGACCTGAAAGAGCTGATCGCCATCGTCGGCCGCGCACTCGCCGAGCCGAAGGAGCGCACGCCCAGTTCCGACGACGACTCCGAGATGGAGGCGATCCCGCTGGTCGGCCGCTCGCCGGCGATGCAGGAAATCTACCGCGTGCTCGCGCGCCTGATGCAGACCGATCTCACCGTGATGATCACGGGCGAGTCCGGTACCGGCAAGGAGCTGGTGGCGCGCGCGCTGCACGACTACGGCAAGCGCCGCAACGGGCCGTTCGTTGCCGTCAACATGGCGGCGATTCCGCGCGATCTCATCGAATCGGAATTGTTCGGCCATGAGCGCGGCGCCTTCACCGGCGCCAACACCCGCGCCTCCGGTCGCTTCGAGCAGGCCGAGGGGGGCACACTGTTCCTCGACGAGATCGGCGACATGCCGATGGAGGCGCAAACGCGTCTTCTGCGCGTGCTGCAGCAGGGCGAGTACACCACGGTCGGCGGCCGCACCCCGATCAAGACCGACGTGCGCATCGTTGCGGCCTCCAACAAGGATCTGCGCGTCCTGATCCAGCAGGGGCTGTTCCGGGAAGACTTGTTCTTCCGCCTCAACGTCGTGCCGCTGCGGCTGCCGCCCTTGCGCGAGCGCATCGAGGATCTGCCGGATCTCGTGCGCCACTTCTTCGCGCTCGCCGAGAAGGACGGCCTGCCGCCGAAGAAGCTGGATGCGCTGGCGCTGGAGCGGCTGAAGCAGCATCGCTGGCCGGGCAATGTGCGCGAGCTCGAGAACCTCGCCCGCCGCCTTGCAGCACTCTATCCCCAGGACGTGATCACGTCCTCGGTCATCGATGGCGAGCTGGCGCCGCCCTCGGTCAGCCCGGGCGCGGCGGTCCAGCAGGGCGTCGACAATCTCGGCGGGGCGGTGGAGGCCTATCTCTCCTCGCACTTCCAGGGTTTTCCGAACGGCATGCCGCCGCCAGGCCTCTATCACCGCATTCTCAAGGAAATCGAGGTGCCGCTGCTAACGGCCGCGCTGGCCGCCACCCGCGGCAACCAGATCCGCGCCGCCGACCTGCTCGGCCTCAACCGCAACACGCTGCGCAAGAAGATCCGGGATCTGGATATCCAGGTCTATCGCAGCGGCGGCTAG
- a CDS encoding nitrogen regulation protein NR(II), with product MSSAADHRQPLSSDSEAILDALPNPVLTIGPDGKIVAANIATEAFFEISTQFLKRQSLKELVPFGSPLLALIDQVRSSNSPVNEYKVDLGTPRMGGDRQVDLHVAPLTERPGHIVVMLQERTIADKMDRQLTHRSAARSVIALAAMLAHEIKNPLSGIRGAAQLLEQQASSEDRMLTRLICDEADRIVTLVDRMEVFGDERPVVRGPVNIHSVLDHVKRLAQSGFARNIRFIEDYDPSLPPVLANQDQLIQVFLNLVKNAAEAVIDVPDAEIQLTTAFRPGVRLSVPGQKSRVSLPLEFCVKDNGPGVPDDLLPNLFDPFVTTKQTGSGLGLALVAKIIGDHGGIIECESQPRKTTFRVLMPMYSTSIKHVDQSSHADSAGTSSPASQGAK from the coding sequence ATGAGCTCAGCCGCTGACCATCGCCAGCCGCTTTCGTCCGACAGCGAAGCCATCCTCGATGCCTTGCCCAATCCCGTGCTCACGATCGGGCCCGATGGCAAGATCGTCGCCGCCAACATCGCAACTGAAGCCTTTTTCGAGATCTCGACGCAATTCCTGAAGCGGCAATCGCTGAAGGAGCTGGTGCCGTTCGGAAGCCCCTTGCTGGCGCTGATCGATCAGGTCCGCTCCTCCAATTCGCCGGTCAACGAATACAAGGTCGATCTCGGCACGCCGCGCATGGGCGGCGACCGCCAGGTCGATCTCCATGTCGCCCCGCTGACGGAGCGGCCCGGCCATATCGTGGTGATGCTCCAGGAGCGCACCATTGCCGACAAGATGGACCGGCAGCTCACCCATCGCAGCGCCGCGCGCTCGGTGATCGCGCTGGCCGCGATGCTTGCGCATGAGATCAAGAACCCGCTGTCCGGAATCCGCGGCGCGGCGCAGCTCCTGGAGCAGCAGGCCTCCTCGGAGGATCGCATGCTGACGCGGCTGATCTGCGACGAAGCCGACCGCATCGTGACGCTGGTCGACCGCATGGAGGTGTTCGGCGACGAACGCCCGGTGGTGCGCGGCCCGGTCAACATCCATTCCGTGCTCGATCACGTGAAGCGGCTGGCGCAGTCCGGCTTTGCCCGCAACATCCGCTTCATCGAGGACTACGATCCCTCGCTGCCGCCGGTGCTGGCCAACCAGGACCAGCTCATCCAGGTGTTCCTCAACCTGGTGAAGAACGCCGCGGAAGCCGTGATCGACGTTCCCGACGCCGAGATCCAGCTCACCACCGCGTTCCGTCCCGGTGTGCGCCTGTCAGTGCCCGGTCAAAAATCCCGGGTATCCCTGCCGCTTGAATTCTGCGTCAAGGACAATGGACCAGGTGTGCCGGACGATCTTCTGCCCAACCTGTTCGATCCGTTCGTGACCACCAAGCAGACCGGCTCAGGTCTCGGCCTGGCACTGGTCGCGAAAATCATCGGCGATCACGGGGGCATCATCGAATGCGAGTCTCAGCCGCGCAAGACCACCTTCCGCGTGCTGATGCCGATGTACTCAACATCGATCAAACACGTCGATCAAAGCAGTCACGCCGACTCTGCCGGGACGTCGTCGCCTGCGTCACAGGGGGCAAAATGA
- the dusB gene encoding tRNA dihydrouridine synthase DusB, which translates to MKIGDIDVATPVFLAPMSGVTDSPFRRLAAELGAGLVVSEMTASDDLANGHAMTRLRCEATGIGPHVVQLAGCEARWMAEGARIAEAGGADIIDINMGCPARHVTGGQSGSALMRDLDHAVSLIEATIAAVKVPVTLKMRLGWDDRTRNAPELARRAEDAGVKLVTVHGRTRAQFYKGEADWDAIRAVREAITIPLVVNGDITSYDKALAALDASGADAVMIGRGAQGQPWLPGQIGRRLNGGDAEAAPSLEQQLGYVRALYEGVCALYGLRIGLKHARKHLGWALDVAAQASRAPGEKLKTWRQKILTSEDPHLVRRSLQDAFDDFAWSAAA; encoded by the coding sequence TTGAAGATAGGCGATATTGACGTCGCCACCCCGGTTTTCCTGGCGCCGATGTCAGGGGTTACCGACTCGCCGTTCAGACGGCTGGCCGCCGAGCTCGGGGCCGGTCTCGTCGTGTCCGAAATGACCGCCAGCGACGATCTCGCCAACGGCCATGCCATGACGCGGTTGCGCTGCGAAGCGACCGGAATCGGGCCGCATGTCGTCCAGCTAGCCGGCTGCGAGGCGCGCTGGATGGCGGAGGGCGCCCGGATCGCGGAAGCCGGCGGCGCCGACATCATCGACATCAACATGGGCTGTCCCGCCCGTCACGTCACAGGCGGCCAGTCCGGCTCGGCGTTGATGCGGGACCTCGACCATGCCGTCAGCCTGATCGAGGCGACGATCGCGGCCGTGAAGGTGCCGGTGACGCTGAAGATGCGGCTCGGCTGGGACGACCGCACCCGCAACGCACCGGAGCTGGCGCGGCGGGCGGAAGACGCCGGCGTCAAGCTCGTCACCGTGCATGGCCGCACGCGCGCCCAGTTCTACAAGGGCGAGGCTGACTGGGACGCGATCCGCGCAGTGCGCGAGGCGATCACCATTCCGCTCGTCGTCAACGGCGACATTACATCTTATGACAAGGCGCTCGCTGCGCTCGATGCCTCCGGCGCAGATGCCGTGATGATCGGCCGCGGCGCACAAGGGCAGCCCTGGCTGCCCGGCCAGATCGGCCGCCGCCTCAACGGAGGGGACGCCGAGGCCGCACCGTCGCTCGAGCAGCAGCTCGGTTACGTCCGCGCGCTCTATGAGGGCGTCTGCGCGCTCTACGGCCTGCGTATCGGCCTGAAGCATGCGCGAAAGCATCTCGGCTGGGCCCTCGACGTCGCCGCGCAAGCGAGCCGCGCGCCGGGCGAGAAGCTGAAAACCTGGCGCCAGAAAATCCTCACCTCGGAGGATCCGCACCTGGTTCGCCGGTCGCTGCAGGATGCCTTCGACGACTTCGCATGGAGCGCTGCCGCATGA
- a CDS encoding bifunctional 2-C-methyl-D-erythritol 4-phosphate cytidylyltransferase/2-C-methyl-D-erythritol 2,4-cyclodiphosphate synthase — protein sequence MAKSERTGVVLVAAGRGLRAGAGGPKQYRTIGGQPVIFRAMEAFSRHADVFAVQPVVNPDDSAMFMAAVAGLRHEPPANGGATRQASVLAGLEALAKHKPDIVLIHDAARPFVSQALISRAIDAASRTGAAIPAIPVTDTIKLTGDGGDIEGTPDRARLRIAQTPQSFRFDVILEAHRRAAKEGRSDFTDDAAIAEWAGLTVATFEGDVANMKLTTPEDFVREEARLAAQLGDIRTGTGYDVHAFGEGDHVMICGVRVPHTKGFLAHSDGDVGLHALVDAILGALADGDIGSHFPPSDPKWKGASSDQFLKYAIERVSQRGGRVANLEVTLICERPKIGPLRDTMRARIAEISGVDISRVAVKATTSERLGFTGREEGIAATASATIRLPWGV from the coding sequence ATGGCGAAATCAGAGCGCACTGGAGTCGTTCTCGTCGCAGCCGGTCGCGGACTGCGCGCAGGCGCCGGCGGCCCGAAGCAATACCGCACCATCGGCGGCCAGCCCGTGATCTTTCGCGCCATGGAAGCCTTCAGCCGCCACGCCGATGTGTTCGCGGTGCAGCCGGTGGTCAATCCCGACGACAGCGCGATGTTCATGGCCGCGGTCGCGGGGTTGCGCCACGAGCCGCCGGCCAATGGCGGCGCGACCCGGCAGGCCTCAGTGCTCGCCGGTCTCGAAGCGCTCGCCAAACACAAGCCGGACATCGTCCTGATCCACGACGCCGCGCGGCCCTTCGTCTCGCAGGCCCTGATCTCGCGTGCGATCGACGCAGCGAGCCGCACCGGTGCGGCGATCCCCGCTATTCCCGTCACCGACACCATCAAGCTGACCGGAGACGGCGGCGACATCGAAGGCACGCCGGACCGGGCACGCCTGAGAATCGCGCAGACGCCGCAATCTTTTCGTTTCGACGTCATCCTCGAAGCGCATCGTCGCGCGGCAAAGGAAGGACGCAGCGATTTCACCGATGATGCGGCGATTGCCGAATGGGCGGGATTGACGGTCGCAACCTTTGAAGGCGATGTTGCCAATATGAAGCTCACCACTCCCGAAGATTTCGTGCGCGAGGAAGCGCGCCTGGCGGCCCAGCTCGGCGATATCAGGACCGGCACGGGCTACGACGTGCACGCCTTCGGCGAAGGCGATCACGTCATGATCTGCGGGGTGCGGGTGCCGCACACCAAGGGGTTCCTGGCCCATTCCGACGGTGATGTCGGCCTGCACGCCCTGGTCGACGCCATCCTCGGCGCGCTTGCCGACGGCGACATCGGTTCGCACTTCCCGCCGAGCGATCCGAAGTGGAAGGGCGCCTCCTCCGACCAGTTCCTGAAATACGCCATCGAGCGCGTCTCGCAGCGCGGCGGCCGCGTTGCCAATCTCGAGGTGACCCTGATCTGCGAACGGCCGAAGATCGGCCCGCTCCGCGACACCATGCGCGCGCGTATCGCGGAGATATCGGGCGTCGACATCTCCCGCGTCGCGGTGAAAGCGACGACCAGCGAGCGGCTCGGCTTCACCGGCCGCGAGGAAGGCATCGCGGCCACCGCGAGCGCCACCATTCGCCTGCCCTGGGGCGTGTGA
- a CDS encoding CinA family protein, with the protein MGGSDARALSRSLLDLCRMRKLTIATAESCTGGLVAGALTDIPGSSDVIDRGFVTYSNDAKRAMLGVEAGTLANFGAVSKETATAMAVGALERAGVDLAVAITGIAGPGGATPGKPVGLVHFAAAARDGRIIHREHRFGAIGRTAVRLRSVVEALRMLMDLARGPQAQVKPRRETASRLRPRVARSPRRHAVKRRRPPRG; encoded by the coding sequence ATGGGCGGCAGCGACGCACGCGCCCTCTCCCGCTCGCTGCTCGATCTGTGCCGGATGCGCAAGCTGACGATCGCGACCGCGGAGTCCTGCACCGGTGGCCTCGTCGCCGGCGCGCTGACCGACATCCCCGGCTCCTCCGACGTGATCGACCGCGGCTTCGTCACCTATTCCAACGACGCCAAGCGCGCGATGCTCGGCGTCGAGGCGGGCACGCTGGCGAATTTCGGCGCGGTCAGCAAGGAGACCGCCACCGCGATGGCAGTCGGCGCCCTGGAGCGCGCCGGCGTCGATCTCGCAGTCGCCATCACCGGCATTGCCGGCCCCGGCGGGGCCACGCCCGGCAAGCCTGTCGGCCTCGTTCATTTCGCCGCCGCCGCGCGTGACGGCCGCATCATCCACCGCGAGCATCGTTTCGGAGCAATCGGCCGCACCGCCGTGCGGCTGCGTTCGGTGGTCGAGGCGCTGCGCATGCTGATGGATCTCGCGCGCGGCCCGCAGGCTCAGGTCAAGCCGCGCCGCGAAACGGCAAGCCGCCTGCGCCCGCGCGTCGCCCGTTCGCCGCGACGGCATGCGGTAAAGCGCCGCCGCCCGCCGCGCGGGTGA
- a CDS encoding mechanosensitive ion channel domain-containing protein yields MTINFDTLKPSLVLYGLNALYAILLLAIGWYLSGALQRFVTRVLSVTHRVDPLVTLFVASVTRYGVLAVVGIAVLQLFGIQTASLVAVLGATSLAIGLALQGTLSNLAAGVMLLLFRPFHIGDDVEIAGKAGKVRSLSLFMTELVAPDNTQILLPNGQVWGAAIINHSAYPGTGEVKVTFPVRAGAANTLADRILKELREDSRIDDRAKPAVHVSKVIDVANPTAPVVELTVSATVKPSDADAIKQRVLDHASALLAA; encoded by the coding sequence ATGACCATCAATTTCGATACGCTGAAGCCATCCCTCGTCCTGTACGGACTGAACGCGCTCTATGCGATCCTCCTGCTTGCGATCGGCTGGTACCTGTCCGGCGCACTGCAACGCTTCGTGACTCGCGTGCTGAGCGTCACGCACCGGGTGGATCCGCTCGTGACGCTGTTCGTTGCCAGCGTGACGCGCTACGGCGTGCTCGCGGTGGTCGGCATTGCCGTTCTTCAGCTCTTCGGAATCCAGACCGCGAGCCTCGTCGCAGTGCTGGGCGCGACATCCCTCGCCATTGGTCTCGCCTTGCAGGGCACGCTCTCCAATCTCGCCGCCGGCGTGATGCTGCTGTTGTTTCGCCCCTTCCACATCGGCGATGACGTCGAGATCGCCGGCAAGGCCGGCAAGGTGAGGTCGCTGTCGCTGTTCATGACCGAACTGGTCGCCCCCGACAACACGCAGATCCTGTTGCCGAACGGGCAGGTCTGGGGCGCCGCCATCATCAACCACAGCGCCTATCCCGGCACGGGCGAGGTCAAGGTGACATTTCCGGTCAGGGCCGGCGCCGCCAACACGCTGGCCGACCGCATCCTGAAAGAGCTGCGCGAGGATTCCCGCATCGACGATCGCGCCAAACCGGCAGTGCACGTATCCAAGGTAATCGATGTTGCAAATCCCACGGCGCCCGTCGTGGAATTGACCGTCAGCGCAACGGTGAAACCGTCGGATGCCGATGCCATCAAGCAGCGCGTGCTCGATCACGCCAGCGCGCTACTGGCGGCGTGA
- a CDS encoding c-type cytochrome: MLVFARDTALAVAIAILAACDGAAAQTANQPPDTMAARVEACTPCHGNKGEGTSDVYFPRLAGKPAGYLYNQLVAFKNGRRKYPPMNYLLEFLTDPYLQQMADYFADQRPALPPVAASDASQEVLQRGQLLVTRGDPQRQIPACGSCHGPALTGMEPGIPGLLGLRPNYISAQLGAWRYGTRTAKAPDCMQQVAARLTEEDVTAVAAWLANHPAPVINAPAPKGTYVLPFACGSEPD; this comes from the coding sequence ATGTTGGTGTTCGCTCGTGATACTGCTTTGGCTGTCGCCATTGCTATTTTGGCCGCCTGCGATGGTGCGGCCGCGCAAACGGCCAACCAGCCGCCGGATACCATGGCGGCGCGCGTGGAAGCCTGCACGCCGTGCCACGGCAACAAGGGCGAAGGCACCAGCGACGTCTATTTCCCGCGCCTTGCGGGCAAGCCGGCCGGCTATCTCTACAATCAGCTCGTTGCCTTCAAGAATGGCCGGCGGAAATATCCGCCGATGAATTATCTGCTGGAGTTTCTCACCGATCCGTACCTGCAGCAGATGGCGGACTACTTCGCCGATCAGCGCCCCGCGCTGCCGCCGGTGGCAGCAAGCGATGCAAGCCAAGAGGTCCTCCAGCGTGGTCAGTTACTGGTCACGCGCGGCGATCCCCAACGCCAGATACCGGCCTGCGGTAGCTGCCACGGACCGGCCTTGACCGGCATGGAGCCGGGAATCCCAGGCCTGCTCGGACTGCGCCCAAACTATATCAGCGCCCAGCTCGGAGCTTGGCGCTACGGCACCCGCACGGCAAAGGCGCCGGACTGCATGCAGCAGGTCGCCGCCCGACTGACGGAAGAGGATGTCACGGCGGTCGCGGCATGGCTGGCGAACCACCCGGCGCCCGTGATTAACGCTCCGGCACCGAAGGGCACCTACGTGCTGCCCTTCGCCTGCGGCAGCGAACCGGATTGA
- a CDS encoding cytochrome c produces the protein MPSRSPILALLLWSLLAGSAAEAQQKAGPTGDNIVVRGEYLARAGDCVACHTAPEGRTFAGGRAMPTPFGTLYSSNITPDRETGIGKWTAEDFYKAMHTGRFPDGGLMYPAMPFASYTKVTRADSEAIFAYLKSIPPVNQRNREHDLRFPYSNRQLILGWRTLFFSEGEFKPDPTKSAEWNRGAYLVEGLGHCSMCHSPINALGGTSQSDVFKGGLIPMQNWYAPSLTSSREAGLGDWSIKDIADLLQTGVSMRGVVYGPMAEVVHNSLQYLNDEDTRAMAVYLKGISEPSPPPLPRSALPTTESSLLISLGKTVYDKNCASCHGAEGEGKPPHWPPLANNQSIEMQSAVNPIRMVLNGGYPPGTKGNPMPYGMPPFAGLLSDNEVAAVVSYIRTAWGNRGTPVSAREANELRSAPLN, from the coding sequence ATGCCATCGCGCTCACCAATCCTGGCACTGTTGCTGTGGTCGCTGTTGGCCGGCTCGGCCGCCGAGGCGCAACAGAAGGCCGGCCCGACCGGCGACAACATCGTCGTGCGCGGCGAGTATCTGGCGCGGGCCGGGGACTGCGTCGCCTGTCATACCGCGCCCGAGGGCCGCACGTTCGCCGGCGGACGAGCCATGCCGACGCCTTTCGGCACGCTGTACTCGTCCAACATCACGCCGGATCGGGAGACCGGCATCGGCAAATGGACCGCCGAGGACTTCTACAAGGCGATGCACACCGGCCGCTTCCCGGATGGTGGGTTGATGTATCCGGCGATGCCGTTCGCTTCGTACACAAAAGTCACGAGGGCCGATAGCGAGGCGATCTTCGCGTATTTGAAGTCGATCCCACCTGTGAATCAGAGGAACCGGGAACACGACCTCCGCTTCCCCTATTCCAACCGCCAGCTCATCCTCGGCTGGCGTACGCTGTTCTTCAGTGAAGGCGAATTCAAGCCGGATCCGACCAAATCGGCCGAGTGGAATCGCGGCGCCTATCTGGTCGAGGGTCTCGGCCATTGCAGCATGTGCCATTCGCCGATCAACGCGCTCGGCGGCACCTCGCAGTCCGACGTCTTCAAGGGTGGGCTGATTCCGATGCAGAACTGGTACGCCCCCTCGCTCACCTCCAGCCGCGAGGCAGGCCTCGGGGACTGGAGCATCAAGGACATCGCCGATCTGCTCCAGACCGGCGTCTCCATGCGTGGCGTTGTCTACGGCCCGATGGCCGAGGTCGTGCACAACAGCCTGCAATATCTGAATGACGAGGACACGCGAGCCATGGCGGTCTATCTCAAAGGCATTTCGGAGCCCTCGCCTCCACCACTGCCGCGCTCGGCGCTGCCGACGACCGAGAGCAGCCTGCTGATCAGCCTCGGCAAGACCGTCTACGACAAGAACTGTGCGAGCTGCCATGGCGCCGAGGGCGAAGGCAAGCCGCCGCACTGGCCGCCGCTCGCCAACAACCAGTCGATCGAGATGCAGTCGGCGGTCAATCCGATCCGTATGGTGCTCAACGGCGGTTATCCGCCCGGCACCAAGGGCAATCCGATGCCCTACGGCATGCCGCCATTCGCAGGGCTCCTCTCGGATAACGAGGTTGCCGCCGTCGTCTCCTACATCCGCACCGCCTGGGGCAATCGCGGCACGCCGGTTTCGGCGCGCGAGGCCAACGAGCTGCGCTCGGCACCGCTCAACTGA
- a CDS encoding cytochrome C oxidase subunit II: protein MSVQEDGHHGAAIAARTERRWAVISVIVIVGMALLAAFAGIHRATMPQPRVETTDPSRLHLAGEFVESNLGSVLEADGAVTVRAIGQQYSFTPACIVVPSETPITLRATSADVVHGILIQGTNVNTMLVPGYISEQLMRFETTGDYLMPCQEFCSFGHEGMWGKVRVVDKAKFADLAKSGGRLSCVGQ, encoded by the coding sequence ATGAGCGTGCAAGAGGACGGCCATCACGGCGCCGCGATCGCTGCGCGCACCGAGCGGCGCTGGGCCGTGATCTCCGTGATCGTCATCGTGGGCATGGCGCTGCTGGCGGCGTTCGCCGGCATTCATCGCGCGACGATGCCGCAGCCGCGCGTCGAAACCACCGATCCCTCGCGGCTGCATCTGGCCGGCGAATTCGTCGAGAGCAATCTCGGCAGCGTGCTCGAAGCCGATGGTGCGGTGACGGTGCGTGCGATCGGCCAGCAATATTCCTTCACGCCGGCCTGCATCGTGGTTCCATCGGAGACGCCGATCACGCTGCGCGCCACCAGCGCCGACGTGGTGCACGGCATCCTGATCCAGGGCACCAACGTCAACACCATGCTGGTGCCCGGTTACATCTCCGAGCAGCTCATGCGTTTCGAGACGACCGGCGACTATCTGATGCCCTGCCAGGAGTTTTGCAGTTTTGGCCATGAGGGCATGTGGGGCAAGGTCCGCGTCGTCGACAAGGCGAAGTTCGCAGATCTTGCGAAGAGCGGCGGGAGGCTGAGCTGTGTTGGCCAATAG
- a CDS encoding b(o/a)3-type cytochrome-c oxidase subunit 1 translates to MLANRKLILAHFWLAFAVFGVALTLGAWQMFIRSPLGTWLSNPELYYRSLTAHGTVMGYVFPTLVAMGFGYAISESALEQRLVGARWAWAGFWLIVAGSIMAVIPVALGRASVLYTFYPPLIGNAFYYIGVVLVVVGSWIWVALMSINLRVWRQVHPGAPVPLAMFANVAGSYLWAWTALGAALELLLQIIPVAVGLKATIDAGLARVFFSWTLHAIVYFWLMPTYIAYYTIVPRAIGGRVYSDTMARISFILFLVVAMPIGMHHTFADPQVGAGFKFIHSAFTALVALPTLLTVFTICASVEIAARLRGGRGLFGWIRALPWDNPMMLALAFSFVMLGFGGAGGLINMSYQLDSTIHNTQWITGHFHLIFGGAIVIMYFAIAYDLWPHLTGREFVDLRLMRTQLWLWFIGMIVTTFPWHWVGILGMPRRMAYFDFGDPAIAPQALSVTFSAVGGFILLTSGILFLVILARGMRSPAAEAGVYRFSLAVHQPATVPLALNTHALWVALMIALTITNYGYPILTLALNEGTSVPAVYVGAQ, encoded by the coding sequence GTGTTGGCCAATAGAAAGCTCATCCTCGCCCATTTCTGGCTGGCCTTCGCTGTGTTCGGCGTCGCGCTCACGCTCGGCGCCTGGCAGATGTTCATCCGCAGTCCGCTCGGCACCTGGCTCTCCAATCCCGAGCTCTATTACCGCTCATTGACCGCGCATGGCACGGTCATGGGCTACGTCTTCCCGACCCTGGTCGCGATGGGGTTTGGTTACGCGATCAGCGAGTCCGCGCTAGAGCAGCGCCTGGTCGGTGCGCGCTGGGCATGGGCGGGCTTCTGGCTGATCGTCGCAGGCAGCATCATGGCGGTGATCCCGGTCGCGCTCGGCCGCGCCTCCGTGCTCTATACCTTCTATCCGCCGCTGATCGGCAACGCCTTCTACTACATCGGCGTCGTGCTGGTGGTGGTCGGTTCCTGGATATGGGTCGCGCTGATGTCGATCAATCTGCGCGTCTGGCGGCAGGTCCACCCTGGCGCACCGGTGCCGCTGGCGATGTTCGCCAATGTCGCCGGCTCCTATTTATGGGCCTGGACCGCGCTCGGCGCAGCGCTCGAGCTCTTGTTGCAGATCATCCCGGTTGCAGTGGGACTCAAGGCCACGATCGATGCCGGTCTCGCCCGCGTGTTCTTCTCCTGGACGCTGCACGCCATCGTCTATTTCTGGCTGATGCCGACCTACATCGCCTACTACACCATCGTGCCGCGCGCGATCGGCGGCCGGGTCTATTCCGACACCATGGCGCGGATCTCCTTCATCCTGTTCCTGGTGGTGGCGATGCCGATCGGCATGCACCACACCTTTGCCGATCCGCAGGTCGGCGCCGGCTTCAAGTTCATCCATTCGGCCTTCACGGCGTTGGTCGCGCTGCCGACGCTTCTGACGGTGTTCACGATCTGCGCCTCCGTCGAGATCGCGGCGCGCCTGCGCGGCGGCCGCGGCCTGTTCGGCTGGATCAGGGCGCTGCCCTGGGACAATCCGATGATGCTGGCGCTCGCCTTCTCCTTCGTCATGCTCGGCTTCGGCGGCGCCGGCGGCCTCATCAACATGAGCTATCAGCTCGATTCGACCATCCACAACACGCAATGGATCACCGGTCATTTCCACCTGATCTTCGGCGGTGCCATCGTCATCATGTATTTCGCGATCGCCTATGATCTGTGGCCGCACCTCACGGGCCGCGAGTTCGTCGATCTCCGCCTGATGCGGACCCAGCTCTGGCTCTGGTTTATCGGCATGATCGTCACCACCTTCCCTTGGCACTGGGTCGGCATTTTGGGCATGCCGCGCCGCATGGCCTATTTTGATTTCGGCGATCCCGCGATCGCGCCGCAGGCGCTTTCCGTCACCTTCTCTGCCGTCGGCGGCTTCATCCTGCTGACCTCCGGCATCCTGTTCCTCGTCATCCTGGCGCGCGGCATGCGATCGCCCGCGGCCGAGGCCGGCGTCTATCGCTTCAGCCTCGCGGTGCACCAGCCGGCGACCGTCCCGCTTGCGCTCAACACTCACGCGCTATGGGTGGCGCTGATGATCGCGCTCACCATCACCAATTACGGCTATCCGATCCTGACGCTGGCCCTGAACGAGGGCACATCGGTGCCAGCCGTCTATGTGGGAGCGCAGTGA